The stretch of DNA GTAATAATAACGCGATCGTAACTACAAATATTGCTGTTACTGGATCAACATCAATAATGTTTTTTGGACGAGGTTTTTCCATGAGATTGTTTTAATTTTTATTGTGTATTATAGTGATATATTATCCTTCGTAAGAATATAAAATTATTAATAAATCAAAAGTGTAACCGTCCAAAACATAAAATTGCTCAGAACGGTCACAACATTTATTCACATGATTTATGGTTAAACCTACAACTTTGACATCTATCATCTAAGACCGCTCTGACCGAGGGTTGCGCCTCGCCTCGATGATAACAAAGTAGAGGAAGCGACAAAAACTCTACACTGTCGTTGTTAAGGTTAGATTGTTACTGTCCAAACACCTGACGGTCGCTCTTCTTCGATGTCTGACAATGGACCACTGCGGTATAACTCCCATCCAGTAACTTTTTATTTTGTTTGTCTTACATATCTATAATTTATCAAAGCTTTTGGGGGAAATAGTCATTCTTGAGACTGAATCTATCTCTATCAATAGCAATAATCGTATTATTTTTAGCTATCTATCTTTAGTTCAACTATTCGTATTTGAGAACACAAAATTAGCTACACAGAAAAGCCAAACGCGATCGCACTAAAACAAATCCACAATTAGGCATACAATAATTGATTATTAATTTCCTCAATAGTTAAGATTCTCTTAAAAAAGCTTTCGCAGCAGGATGAACTAAATCATCGGAAACTTGATTGCGCTCGATATATTCGTTGATTTCAGTTTATCAGTAGGTTTTATAGTTTAGTATTCCTCTTGAGATCGCAATTTTAGTTGCTTTGTAAGTTTTAGATTTAAGATGGTTTGAAGCTAGTTGTTGTTAAAAATCGTATAAGATTAACATTTATTGCATCCTGTCGATAGTTCGATATTGAATTGCTTCAGCTACATGGTGACTTTTGATCTGCTCATCTCCTGCTAAATCAGCAATAGTCCGAGAGACTTTTAAAACGCGATCCATTGCTCTAGCAGATAAACCAAGTTTCCGAATAGCTCCTTCTAGTAAATTAGAACTAGTCTGATCCAATTGACAAAACTGTCGCAAATGATGAGATTGCATCTGAGCATTACAACTAATTTGAGTTTCAGCTTGAAAACGAGGCGCAAAGCGATCGCGTGCAGCTATGACTCTCGCTCTAACGCTTTGAGAATCTTCTCCTGTGCTTACTTTAGTCATTTCTTCTGCTTTGAGACGATTAACTACCACCTGTAGATCAATACGATCCATTAAAGGACCCGATAATTTTGCCCAATATTGTTCTCTCTGCCTCGGTGAACAGGTACAGAGTTGAATTGAATCGCCAAAATAACCACAGGGGCAGGGATTAGTACTAGCAATTAAAGTAAATTGAGCAGGAAAAACCACCGATTGACGAGTTCTAGAAATACTAACATAACCGTCTTCGAGAGGTTGACGGAGAAATTCTAAGACATTCCGCTTAAATTCCGTCAATTCGTCCAGAAAAAGCACCCCTCTGTGAGCTAAAGAAATTTCTCCTGGACGGGGAAAACTACCACCACCGACTAAAGAAGGCCCCGATGCCGAATGATGAGGACTGCGAAAAGGTCGTTCTGTAATGAGAGAACCTTTATCTTTTAACAATCCTGCTACCGAATGAATTTGAGATACTTCTAAGGCTTCAGTAAAGCTTAACGGAGGTAAAATACCTGGTAACCGTTTTGCCAGCATGGTTTTACCACTGCCAGGAGGGCCAGCAAAAATTAAATTATGTCCTCCTGCTGCTGCAATTTCTAAGGCACGACGAGCATGAACCTGTCCTTTAACATCTTTTAAATCAGGATAATTTTTATCTGAATACTTAAATTGAATTTTAGTATCTACTTCTACTGGTTGATATTTTTCTGGATGATTAAGAAAATGAACTACTGCTTGTAAATTAGGAAAACCATAGACTGCTAAATCTTTAACTACTGCTGCTTCTTGGGTATTATCTTGGGGAACTATTAAACCAGCAATACCCAATTCTTTCGCTACTGCTGCAATAGGTAAAACTCCAGCAACACTTCTGAGAGTACCATCGAGACTAACTTCACCTAAAAATAAAAAATCTCCGAGTAACTGCGGATCTACTTGTTCGGATGCAGCTAAAATTCCCACACTAATCGGTAAATCAAAACTTGGTCCTTCTTTTCTCAGATCAGCAGGAGTCAAATTAATAATAATATTCCGCAACGGAAAAGCAAAACCTGAATTTTTTACAGCAGCTTTAACTCTTTCTCGCGACTCTTGGACTGCTGTATCAGGTAAACCGACAACTACTGTTTTAGGTAATCCTCCAGCAACATCTACTTCCACCCCAACTTTGATCGCATTAATGCCAATAATTGCTGCACTCCAAACCCTAGCAAGCATGAATAAATGAAGATAAGGACTAATCTTCGTTAGTATAGGCTCTCAAACTAAAATTACCTAACCGAGAATTTACGAATATTTTCTATAATTTTGTCAATGCGATCGCTTAATCTAAATGAATAAGCTGGAAGAATCTGTATTTCATTAAAGAGAGAAAAACTATATAATTTACGATTACTGATAAGTGAAATAGGTTGCATTATCACAAGTGCAATAAATAATTAAATTTGATGTCACGAGTAATTATTGCTTCTGATTCTCCGATGGCTGCTGATGTAGGTGCAGCTATTGCCGATAATGGTGGGAATGCGGTAGATGCTGCGATCGCTGCTACAATAGTTTCTATGTGTACTGCACCTGGAGTCATTGCACCTGGTTGTAGCGGTTTTATTACCATTTGGTCGCCACAAGAAGAGCCTGTGGTCATCGATGCTTATGCAGAAGTACCAGGAAGGGGTTTACCAGCAGCAAAATTTGGTCAAGGGATTAGAGAAGTGAACTTTGACTATGGTGGTGGGATGAGGAGTTTAGTTGGTTATGGTTCCGTCGCCACTCCTGGGATGTTTGCAGGTTTGGGATCAGCTTGGGAACAGTATGGAAATCTTGCTTGGCAAGAAATTGTTACCCCAGCACAACAAATTGCAGAACAAGGTTTTCCTCTTTCTAGAGTTTCTGCTGATTATTTAGTTTTTACTGGTAAAAGTATTTTTGGTTGGCATCCCGATAGTTATCGAGCCATTCATAATACAAAGGGAAATTGTTTACAAGCAGGAGAATTAGTTCAAATTGCTGGACTTGCTGAGAGTTTAAAATTAATTGCGACAGAAGGATATCAGGCTTTTTATACAGGGGAACTAGGAGCAAAAATTGCTCAAGAAATTCAGAAGAATGAGGGATTATTAACTGCTACTGATTTAGCTGCTTATCAGGCTATTACCAGAAAACCGATTAGTTTTAGTTGTGGTGATTGGGAAATTTTTACTAATCCTGCTCCTGCTATTGGTGGTGCTTGTTTAGCTGCCATGTTGTTACTACTAGAAAAGAATGCTTTTTCTCGATGGGATAGTAGTGCAGTCAAAACGATGGCACAGATTCAACAAGCTGTACTTGATTATCGTCATCAATATTTAGATGGAGCAACTAATAATTTAGTAACTAAAGAAGTTGCTAGATTGCTTCAACTAGCTGGTTTGGGTGAACCTAACAATCTACTTCAATCTCCTTCTACTATTCATACTTCGGCAGTTGATTCCAATGGTTTGGCTTGTGCTATTACTGCGTCGGCTGGTTATGGCTCTGGAGTCATGATTACAGATACAGGGTTATGGTTAAATAATTCTCTCGGTGAAATTGAACTGCATCCTCACGGTTTAGAAGGTTTATCTCCAGGAACTCGTTTAGCTTCCAATATGGCTCCCACAATTGCTCGTCGAGAAGATGGTACAGTTTTAGCGATTGGTTCTCCTGGTGCTTCGCGAATTACGACAGCATTAACCCAAGTATTATTTAATTATATTCATTTGGGGATGTCTTTAGAAGATGCGATCGCATTTCCTCGTCTTCATGTGGAGGTGTTTGAAGATTTGCATACAATGGCTTTTGAAACAGGATTACCCATAGATGCGATTACATCTTTAGTTACTAGAAAGTTTGAAGGAATTTCTATGTATTTTGGTGGAGTTCAAGCAGCTTTATGGAATCCCAACCAAGGATTAGAAGCTGTCGCCGATCCTCGTCGTACTGGCAAAGTTGCCTCTGGTGGAAAATTGATTTAAAAAATAATCAGATTCAGTTTTGAAGCTCAATAATTTAACTTATTTAATTGCAATATCAAGAAATAATTGAATGAAAATTCTTAATTTAGAAACAGAACAATTAAAAAAGATTTGTCAACAATGGCAAATTGTAGAGCTAGCTTTATTTGGTTCAGTATTACGAGAAGATTTCAACTCTAACAGTGATATAGATGTGCTGGTTTCTTTTTCTGAAGATGCCAAGATTACCTTTTTTGATCTTGATATTCTCGAACAGCAACTTAGTAAATTATTTAATCGTTCCGTTGACGTAGTAACTAAAAGATCAATAGAACAAAGTCACAACTGGATACGCAAAAAAAACATTTTGGAAAATACCAAAATAAT from Stanieria cyanosphaera PCC 7437 encodes:
- a CDS encoding YifB family Mg chelatase-like AAA ATPase; protein product: MLARVWSAAIIGINAIKVGVEVDVAGGLPKTVVVGLPDTAVQESRERVKAAVKNSGFAFPLRNIIINLTPADLRKEGPSFDLPISVGILAASEQVDPQLLGDFLFLGEVSLDGTLRSVAGVLPIAAVAKELGIAGLIVPQDNTQEAAVVKDLAVYGFPNLQAVVHFLNHPEKYQPVEVDTKIQFKYSDKNYPDLKDVKGQVHARRALEIAAAGGHNLIFAGPPGSGKTMLAKRLPGILPPLSFTEALEVSQIHSVAGLLKDKGSLITERPFRSPHHSASGPSLVGGGSFPRPGEISLAHRGVLFLDELTEFKRNVLEFLRQPLEDGYVSISRTRQSVVFPAQFTLIASTNPCPCGYFGDSIQLCTCSPRQREQYWAKLSGPLMDRIDLQVVVNRLKAEEMTKVSTGEDSQSVRARVIAARDRFAPRFQAETQISCNAQMQSHHLRQFCQLDQTSSNLLEGAIRKLGLSARAMDRVLKVSRTIADLAGDEQIKSHHVAEAIQYRTIDRMQ
- a CDS encoding gamma-glutamyltransferase, translating into MSRVIIASDSPMAADVGAAIADNGGNAVDAAIAATIVSMCTAPGVIAPGCSGFITIWSPQEEPVVIDAYAEVPGRGLPAAKFGQGIREVNFDYGGGMRSLVGYGSVATPGMFAGLGSAWEQYGNLAWQEIVTPAQQIAEQGFPLSRVSADYLVFTGKSIFGWHPDSYRAIHNTKGNCLQAGELVQIAGLAESLKLIATEGYQAFYTGELGAKIAQEIQKNEGLLTATDLAAYQAITRKPISFSCGDWEIFTNPAPAIGGACLAAMLLLLEKNAFSRWDSSAVKTMAQIQQAVLDYRHQYLDGATNNLVTKEVARLLQLAGLGEPNNLLQSPSTIHTSAVDSNGLACAITASAGYGSGVMITDTGLWLNNSLGEIELHPHGLEGLSPGTRLASNMAPTIARREDGTVLAIGSPGASRITTALTQVLFNYIHLGMSLEDAIAFPRLHVEVFEDLHTMAFETGLPIDAITSLVTRKFEGISMYFGGVQAALWNPNQGLEAVADPRRTGKVASGGKLI
- a CDS encoding nucleotidyltransferase family protein yields the protein MKILNLETEQLKKICQQWQIVELALFGSVLREDFNSNSDIDVLVSFSEDAKITFFDLDILEQQLSKLFNRSVDVVTKRSIEQSHNWIRKKNILENTKIIYEQR